The window ATACAATGTgtcgatgttgatgttgctcTGCCCTTCCGCCTGGATACAGCCAATCAAACATGGTGGATGGATGTCGGCCGGTCGATGAATggaaggcagagagagaaaagcaATCGAGAACAAGACATCTGACTGAGAACAGTGCCGTGCAATCCACATCCAAGAGAAAAACAACCACAGTGACCGGCGTACAGATACTCCTTCtggtctgctgctgctgctgctgctgctgctttATGGCTTGTCTCTGCCACAATTTTGCTTCACCTGGTGCTCCTGCCTGCCTGGTTTTATCTATTCATCTGGCtattacctacctacctaaaCTCGGTACCTACGGATaggccctcctccacctcttcCTTGGGCTCGACCCTCCTTTATTATTTCCACCTCCTGTCAGAAGAAGATTGCCTCCCAACTGACGTAGCTCGGCACAGGCCTGTAATTCGCATCTTCCAGGCCTTTTCGACatttcctttttcttttctttttttctctttttttttgccttttttcttttttcctttcctttcctccccCAACCAACCactttctctcccctccctgcaggctacctacctacctacctaatcAGAGAGAGAAATCTCCTGTTGTTGCATTGTTGCATTGTTGTTGCATCGCGTGTCGGATTCCCAGGCTTATGTAGTGTGTGCTGTACACTGCAATTCTTCGACCAGGACATCCTTCCATTCCCATTACCATTCCCATCCCCATTCCAGCCCAATCGCTCTCGCTCTTCCACGCGCCTCTCCGGCCGACATCAGACGGGCCGGCCGCATTCGTTCGACCACGCGCGATTCCCCAAAGAGacgccgcccctcccccaactTTCCTTTGCTACAACCACCGCCACACCAGACCACCAAAACACTAATTGGCTCGCTCTGCCATACCCTCGACGAACTCCCAACGTGCCGACCGGCCTACCTAGACTATAGACAAACGGCACTGCAACCCTCCAGAAATTCCCTGTGAAGACCAAAGATCATGACCGAGAGACATGCCTAGTCGACTGCAGTATCCCAACAAGCAAGACaaacaacaacgacaatTCCCCTCTAATCCTCCCCAGGTCCCCGACGTCGATAACCAACAAGAAGACTTTACTCTCGGTAAGGGTCCCCGCCCTTCCCGCTCTCTGCTTGAAACCTCGCCCCGATCCACCACCGCCCAGTCCACCTGGTGGTACCTATAGCCTCTCTCTCGGACACTTTACCTACTTGTCCGCTGTGTCTGGAATCCCTTCTCCAGACGACATTCGACCTGGCTAACCCAAAACTCTGCAAAGGCCTCGACGCCTCACAACGAACCCCGCCAAGTCTTGCTCACCGGCCGCGACGCCCTCTATAGATGCTCATTCGAGCAGCCGTGCCCTCCTCGCACCACCCTCTGTCACCACCGTCCGCGCCGTCAGCAAGAGTAGCATGAACACTCGCCTCGACGGGAACCTccagtcgacgacgagctccccgtctccgtctccccGAGGCGCCCCTAAGATGGTCCAGACCATCCGGACCGTACCCAGCTTCGAAGCCGCGAGCGACACGAGCTCCGACACACCCTCCCACACATCCGCCTTCTCCAGCTCTGTCAACAGCAACGCCAGCGCCATCAGCATGGCCTCGAATCACCAGGACAGGACCCCCGGCGTCAAGTTAAAACACGATTggaacggcggcgactcCACCTCCATGAAGGTGCGAGAGGAGACGCCCcccatcctcgacgacgacgacaaccctgtcgccgtcgtccccgACGCCCAGGGCCCGGGATGGGATTCAACCATCGGCAAGGCGGGCCTGGGCAAGACGGGCCGCGTCATCAACAAGCTCGTCAGCGACAATGAGTCCCTCAAGCGCGACATACAGATCGAGCGCCTACgtgccgaggaggccaagcaggccgccaagctcgtcgaggacaagatGGAGCGCCTCATCAGCGACTACGAGAGCCGTCTGCTCGAGGCTAGCGTCACAAAGACCCTTCTCAGCCGCAAGGAGCGCCAGGTTGAGACCCTCAACGCCAATGTCGAGCTTGAGAAGAAGCGCACCGCCGACGCGCAGCAACGGGAGCGCCTGTGGCGCGACGAAATGGAGAAGATGCgcgccaccaccaccaagcAGGTCGAAGACGCAAACACCCACGCCGCCCTCATGGAGGGCCGCTACAACGCCATTAGCTCCCACTGGAAGGACCAAGGCCACGAGGTGAAGCGCGCCCACCTGAAGCTGCgcgccgagatcgccgccctcgtcgaggagcgcCGCCGTGACGACGAAAAGATCGCTGCTCTGCGGGACCTGTGCGACCAGCAAGACGGCAACATCAAGGAGCTGCGGCGCCAGAAGGACGAGATCGAATCCAAGTTTCAGGATTACAAGGCGCAGCAGGAGTTCGCGCTCAAGGATATCAAgacgggcgccgccgagagggaCGCCGAGCAGGAGAGGCTACTCGAGgaggcgaggtcgacgttggCAAGGTTGAAGTGGGCGCTGAATGTCAAGGAGAACGTTAAGGATTTGTTGCAATGATCGCTGCTAGCGTGTTGCACTTGCACGGTTTTTCTCGTGCTCGGCACCTTCGCCTCCGTCGGCGCCTATCGTCCGACTTATCGCAATTCGGCTCATCTGTTGAATCATATCCAGCCGATGCCATGCTTGCCAACTTGTGGCCACAAATAACCACGACATAACAAACCAcccccgcggcggcgataACAGCTTCCCCTTGTTGCTCTTGACTGCATATCAACTCCGCCAGCGCAGCATGGCAACAACTACAACCCCACTCAAATCGCGTACCCAAGAAAGCTGCGTAGAGCGAATCTacctaccaccaccaccaccacaccatACATACGGCGGCTTAACCACTTGAAATGAAGCTCTGCGCGAGAACCAGACTTAGAAATTTCCCTGCTTTTCCACCTTTTTTCATCATTTCTCTCGGTCAGCGACACACAAAAGGACATGGTACATTTGCAGCAACACAAGAAGATCCGCAGATAGATCCGGCAGAATCGGGACGGGGCCATGGGCTCATGGGTCCTtgtggggggagggggctcTTTTTCCTCCCCTCTTGGTTATCTTCCCGCGTTACGGAGGGTTGGCATTGATGGACATTTTCAAGGTCTGGAAAGTCAAAATAAAAACTGGACCAGACCTGGTTTGAGCTTGACATTccggaaaagaaaaaaagaaaaaagactACTAAGGACTGGAGTTACGGCGTAAACTTTTGGTTCGGGTTTTGGTTGGCCGTGGAACGGCTCCGTTTTCTCCCAGGCTGGTGTCTGTCTACAGTCTACAGATAGGGCTCCAAAGGAGCGTGTGTTTGTGCCTTTTGAGTAAACTACATCGGGCCAAAGAAAATGTAGACCTTTTCTGTCTTTAACTACACTTGCCTGGATGAACGCCGTGTGTCGGCTAGGAGGTGTATTGACTTGTGCGAGCGCCTTCGACGAGAGACGGTGactgctcctcgtcgatcAACCGGAGCAAAGGCCGTCAGCCATGGCGCGTAAGGACTCGTTTCTCAGAGTGCAATAGTGACAAGTTGCTGCAAGGTATGGCTGTCATCCAGAAGGGAAAACGTCTGTTGCTAGATTGGTAACAAGGCTTGTATCATCGTTACCTGAGTGATCCCCTCGCAGCTGCGTCAGTCTTCTGGGAACCCCCTAGACTGACGGCTCTGTCCGTGGACACCGCGATGGTAGAGACACAGCCAAAGCTGTTCGGCTCCTTTTCGAGACTGCCAGTCCGCCATTCCGGCCCTCCGGAACCGCCTCCGGTGGCATGGAATGTATATGCTCTTCCGCCTTTTGCCGACATGCTAGGGCGTTGATGATCCGGGGAAGGCCACCTCGCTGCAGACTTGACCGACGTTGGAGATATgaatctctctctctctctctctctctctctctaaaGCTGGGCTTCATGACATAGCCATGCGTGTCAAATGATCACAAGAATGGCCGCCGTTTGTAAACGAACTCTACTGCGTCTACTTAGTTCGCACAACTACGAGTTCAACTGGTCGTCTAGAGCGAAGGTAACCttcttcttgactttcgTTTTGCCCTTACccttgtcttcttccttACCTTTActtttgcctttgcctttgccttcgtccttgcccttgcccttaTCATCAActttgcccttgcccttACCTTCGTCTTTGTCTTTGTCTTTACATTTGCCTTCGCCCTTGCGTTTACTTCTCTCAATGTCCTCCTGGaagatgctgccgccgcttgTCTGACCGCTaccaccgccaccgctgacgcggccgccgctgtaGCTGTTGCTATGGATCTCCTCCGCGTGACCGCCGTAGCTCAGCGTGTACGGATTCTTGTTGGGGTCCTGCCACGGAGGGTTCGAGGGGTCGTGGTAGTAGAGTGGGGTCCTCTGTCCTGACATATTCGTTTTGTCCCCAAATGAGGGGCGTGTGTGCGTCGGCTGGGGCACGTTGTGGCAAGGCAGAAGATATCGCCAAACTTGGCTGATCCTCAAGGGAGCTTTTCTTGTTTTCTTGTGCGTTTCTTCGTCTGATTATACTGCAATCAAAATACCAATTGTGTCTGTCAATCTTATTGGAATTGGACAGATGCTTTCTTGCTAGTGTTTGTTGCTTGTGTAGAAGAGCGGTTACAGCTTATTTTATACTGGAAGAAACAGAAGTTCTCTTGAGATGCGTGCTTCACAATGTGTTTAGCACAGCTTCCCGCAGTCTCTGGGTGTGATTCAAATGCATTGAGCAAAAACGTCTCTACACGATTGTCTTTCCTGGTTCTGTTATAATTTATAATTCTGCTTGTTAACAAACATTCACAGGATGCCTCCTCAACCTACCGATGTGGGACTAGTATATCTAACGCTAGCCCTCTATCACAACTGACAATGGCTGGCTTGAAATAGTGTTAGACACGAATTGCATCGTATGTCAAGTTAATAAAATTGAATTAAGCCAATCTCAGTGTTCTAGAGGGAATCTCACTTACATGGCACCATCGCATCTCACCTTCATGGTTTCATCTACAAGCCACGTCCAGGCTGTGTTGTTGTGCTCATGTCCAATGTTCCAAAGTTTAACCATTTCTGTGGCTTTTCCTTATCCTAACATCATCAAGTTCACACTCAGGCTTCCAACTAAACGCTTTGTCTTTTATATATTCATCAGattctccttcgccttgtCAAGCTACATGTATCCTTACATGTTTTCTATCCAAAATGCTGCAGTACCACAAGAAATCAGGCTGATTATCAACGCCAAGAAACCCCTCATCGCTCTGCTTCGCCATCAAAACTCAACGGGATTTTCTGACTAGACCTGCTTGTGGAGTCATTACAGCAGAATTGTCATCTTTCAAGGACATTGAACCGGTCCTGGCATATCGCAGAAAGCGATTGGATGTTTGTTGCTGTAACCGTTCATGTCTTCATCGTCCGCATTTGTATCCTATTTATGCCATATACCCTGAATCCGACAACCCAATCAATCCATAAAGTACCGTGGGAGATGCTATCCTCGCAGCAATGTGTGTATGAGGATTCTCGGGGTCTGGTGTCAACCGCATGAGAGTCAAGTGAATGAAGCTGGGCCAATTGACCCTTGGGCTGTCAACTGGAGAGCAGTCCTGGGGACGAGCCCGAGGCTCCCTCTCCAGATGTGTGATAAGCATAGGCTTTCGAGAAGCCCATCGACCGTGATCCTTACGTCTCTTGGTCACCCATCTCAACCCTCGAGCATAAAATGCTTCATCTCTTCAACCCCAACGTTCCTACCACCACGCCCTCATCAGCAATCCGCCCACACGCCAGAAGGACGCACGGCATTGATAAGAAGAGGATGACTTACATGGTGAGGAATATCTTTGCGAAATCGTCCACATCCGCTGGCCTCGCCATCCGCGCGATGCGCTGCACGAAGAAGGCGTTGGCCAGGAACATTGGCTTCTCATGCCACGCTGAGTAAAATGCTGGCGACGACTGGGCTTCCCAGAGGTGCTTGGAGAAAGTCCACCGGTGAGGCACCAGCCAGTTCTTGGGGTCTGGCTCTATTACGAGCGTCAGTACACCGTCAAAAATTTCGAGGCTGACTAGACACGTAATCGAGGCTGCCATCGTGGACGACGAAGCGATTGAAGTCgcagaaagagaaagagggaaacTCACCAAACTCGCCGGCAGACTTGAGCATGTCATAAAGGCCTATAAATACATACCCCAACAACACCGTTCTCCTCACGCACTCATTGAACACCCACACCTCCCACGACCTTGGTGGCCGCGCTCTCAACGCTGTGTCTTCCAATATATGCATGTCGTCAAAGTTGTCCCTCATCGactcgagctcctccagccATCTCTTTAAGACGTCCATGTCCCGCTCCGCCTGGGCCCTCAGCGCCACATCGCCATCGTAGCACCTGATCGTCTGCAGAAGCCACAGCGCTTGCGCCCTAGCGAGCTTCTCGTGCCCCGTCAGGTTCGATGATGACAACGACTTCGCGTCCTTGGACCCcttgaggacctcggcggTGCCCTCGCACAGCGCGCGAATGGCCCAGTCCTTGTTGGCCTCAGTGCGCCCCACATACGCCGAGATGGCGGTGTAGGCGGCCATCAGGGACCGCGGTATCTCACGAGTGCCAAGATAgaggtggcggtggaggaaGGGTGTTTGCATCGTCTGGGCGAAGGTGATATGCATGTTCTtgatgacgccgaggaggtgaCCAACCCTCGACGAGGGCTCGTGAATCTGCCACGGTTGGAACCCACCCTCTTGCTGCGTAATATGGTAAGTTTTCATGCTCTGATTTGAGGATGAGGTGGAAAAGGGGCGACTGGGAGGGGGGCCAGGGGCTGGGAGAGTAAGAGGGACCGACGACCGAAGTAAGGAAGGCTAGGAAAGACGACTTGAAGGACTCGACACACTGGGACAGGATGGTTTTATATCATCCGAAAGGGTGAGGACAGAGGGGAACAAAAGGGAAACCAAGACTTACACACATGTCCTTCATATCGGTTTCCCACATGGTATCGTTCATCTGGTGCAGCTCGGGAGTCATGCTCTTTTGCAGAAcgggcgtcatcggcgtctcCCAGAGCTTTAtctcgccgcccgtcgccggGTCGGCGGTCAAAAAGTCCATGACCGTGTTGAAGTCAAACGTCACGTTCGCAGCGTCGATGTTGAGGTTCAGTGGCGACGTCGGCACCACTGGAGTGCTTCTGTTGCCACTGGCGCTGCCGTTGATATTTTCCTTCatcgccaaggtcggcaGTTCGTTGTCGATGAACAATGATGATGCTGGCgtgggctgctgctgctgttgttgtggACCTTGCTGATGTTGACGTTGGTTAttatgatgatgatgatgatgatgatgattgaGAAGATGATTATTGTCAAGTGTGTTGAAGTCAAAGGATGagatgtcgtcgccgtccgcctCGATGTCCATGGCCTGGAGGGGATCGTCTTGGCCGTGGACGGTAAAACAtgcggaggaagaggaggacgaggagatgtCTGGGCCTAAGCTGCCGCTGGTGGCCACAGCAGCACCAACAgcaccaccggcgccggcgggtgCAGGAGCGGGCGGTAGGTTTTGGTACACGCACGAGAAGTTCTTCTCGGCACAGCGGGTGCACCGCGGGGTTTGCTTGTCGCAGCGCCTCTTGCTCCGTACACAAGCGTTGCAGCTCTTCTGCCGAGACTTGTCCGCCGCATCCGCCAGATCACTCATCATCTTCAGGCTATCGGGAGCGGACATGCCCTTTTCTGTGGGGGGTGGAGAGAGTttgccctgctgctgccgaggGACACCGTCCTGGGTAAGAAGATCTGTTGCCCTGTGCTGGTCTGTCGTGAATATGAAAGGGGCGAATAATAGATGGATCGGTACGAGCAGTTGAGTCCGATTTACCACGTAATAGGGGGGTTGTGAGGGTGGGAAGATTTACGAGAGTTTCACGATTTGCTTACAACGAAAAACAAAGGCGATGTTTCTCACTCCTCTCTGTTCCCGTGCCGCGCGATAGAACCAAAAGGCAAACGGGGCTTTCGTGGTCTATTCTCGTGAAGCGTGGAGGGTTTGCTGTGTGAGAGTCCTGTCATGGAATCGTGGCGGACATCGAAAAGGACGGTAGGACCGGGGGAGGGAGATGTCGTTGCGGAGCTCCAAACTCCGCCCCGCGACGTCAGCCCAAAACTCCGCAGTGCTGCGGCACACTTCGGCCCCACAGCCCCCAAACTCCGCAACGAAACGATGGCCGGAAACTCCGCAGCTCCCGGCTCAAATCCCACTGCCCCCtggcccctcctctcctcaAGCATGCCACGTGAAATGATGGGTCGAATGCATTCGTTCTCTACTGTGGCGGCGCATCACCGCCAGCGTCCCAGGAGCCCGGTATCGATCACGCTTCAACCACATGCCCACATAGCCGTTTGCGGAGAGTAGGTGAACCCATGGCGTCTTCAAGAGGTCATTGGGAGATGATGAGCTATCGGAATCCGGCGATATTCAAGGGGCGAGAacctttccccctcccgtGAGTCGCCAACGTCAAGCTGATTGCACTATGCacacaaaaacaaaacaagacGTAGCCACCGTCCAGCCTTTTTGCCCTTTCACGTTGCTCTCAAGCCTCCATACTACCCACGTTTCATTTTCCGGTACCGCCagcttcatcttcctcgtcgcctcgtGGCTGCTTGCGGCAGAAGGTTCCCAAGACGCGCGCATGTCTTCTTTGATATGGCCGTCCTCTCACTCATGAACGAAACAACAGATGAACCAACAGACCATCCCAGGACGGTCTGGACTATCCTCCCCCGGCCCGAGGTCACCTGCCTCTTGCACCACCCGAACCCGAACCCGAACCTGCTTCCGGCCGTACGATTGAGTCCCCAGTTGCTGAATCCTCCCCCGTTTGCCACACGACGAGACGCCGGCCTTTGGCAacttcgccatcgcccgcACCACGGAAGCCACAGAAAAAGAACTCTATGCTCGATCCGACTCTGGGATACCGTTGAGAAGAAGCCTCGCCACGGGTTTGCCGAACCAAATCGCTGGGGTTTATTtccctccacccccctcAGTCTCGTCGACTGCCCGTTCTCCCCACGAGTTCTAGCTCTGCTCCCCATCGGCTCTAACGTTACACGCCTCGCTAAAAGAGTCCTAAAGATGGCAACCGCAGACGGGCGCAGCTCCGTTCCTCCATCTAAACCCATCGTTAGCAGAATTCCGTCGGTATCAGACTTGAGCGGGGGGCACCGTCGGGGTTGAGGCGCTCCCTCAACCGCAGCCATGGCTCATCCAGTCCTCCACCGGAGGAGTACTAGTATAGAACTTGCAGGCAGGGCTAGCCTCGCTTGAGGCAACAGGATGTTGTACGATGCATGAGGGAGAACACGGCCCCCGCCACTTTTGCGGTTTCTGCTCCTTCACGCCTTTCCAAGCCGCCACTTGGATAGGGGCACGAATGAATCCTTAGACGGAAGAAAGCCCAGAGAGAGCCAGCTCCCGTATGCAACTTGTCGGGACCTAGCGCACGATCGGGATCCACGAAGAAGGATGCGACAACATAGAGCCGATCGGAGGGTAAGTTAGAAGAAACAAGAAGAGAAGACGCGAACATTGCACCACCTTGGGCTCTCCCCATCGTGCAGTCGCCTCCCAAATCCGGACAGGCACACCAACACAAAAAGGGGCGGGGGCCAGATAATGTCGTGCGAGGACAACATTTAGGAAGTACTTCCCGGTGTTCAGGAAACGAAACGAAAAGAAGTTACTTACCGTTGCTCATCACGGCGGAAAAGGGGATGGGTTCAGCAGAGGAGGAACAGCATGTTCTCTCGCAGTCCGgtaaccccccccccttgtcgGTCAGGCAAGCCAAACTCCGCCACGAGATCGATGGCCCGCCTAACCGTTCCGATGGCAGTGGTCATCAGAATCACGGACGGGATTCCTCTGCCGCCTAAATTGACCCCTACCACTGTGGTTCTTGACCGTggaccgccaccgccgcgaTGCCCTCCAGAGCGATCCCCCACGAGTCGTTCATGGCAGGTTCCAGTCGGTTTGGTGGAGATCACCAAACGAGACTGCCTTCACGGGCTCGGACCGACAGCCCTGCAGCGATGGTGAGAGACTGGAAACAGATCTTGGATGGTCCCATCTCCGGTCCCCTGTGGCTGTCACCGCATCGGCGCCCACAAGCCGGTACCCATATGGCGACAACATTGCCGTCTTTGAGCATTACTGATCACAGCCATCGGATCGACCACAGTCGCACGCTATTACCGAAAAAGCAAATGAGAAACCCGTCAAGATCCTTGTAATACTAGAGAGACTCGTTGAGACCACACACGCTCCCCAAGCGGCATTCTTTGTGGACTGAGAATGACGGGTCT is drawn from Colletotrichum destructivum chromosome 6, complete sequence and contains these coding sequences:
- a CDS encoding Putative zn(2)Cys(6) fungal-type DNA-binding domain-containing protein, whose product is MSAPDSLKMMSDLADAADKSRQKSCNACVRSKRRCDKQTPRCTRCAEKNFSCVYQNLPPAPAPAGAGGAVGAAVATSGSLGPDISSSSSSSACFTVHGQDDPLQAMDIEADGDDISSFDFNTLDNNHLLNHHHHHHHHNNQRQHQQGPQQQQQQPTPASSLFIDNELPTLAMKENINGSASGNRSTPVVPTSPLNLNIDAANVTFDFNTVMDFLTADPATGGEIKLWETPMTPVLQKSMTPELHQMNDTMWETDMKDMCQEGGFQPWQIHEPSSRVGHLLGVIKNMHITFAQTMQTPFLHRHLYLGTREIPRSLMAAYTAISAYVGRTEANKDWAIRALCEGTAEVLKGSKDAKSLSSSNLTGHEKLARAQALWLLQTIRCYDGDVALRAQAERDMDVLKRWLEELESMRDNFDDMHILEDTALRARPPRSWEVWVFNECVRRTVLLGYVFIGLYDMLKSAGEFEPDPKNWLVPHRWTFSKHLWEAQSSPAFYSAWHEKPMFLANAFFVQRIARMARPADVDDFAKIFLTMNVGVEEMKHFMLEG